A part of Melittangium boletus DSM 14713 genomic DNA contains:
- the tnpC gene encoding IS66 family transposase produces the protein MVPLGQVKDLETAKQMAALLEAENARLHQRLEALVQENARLKGEDAQARLQLELTQLQEQLARMQQRLFGASSEKRPSAQQEEPAARECQQRGHGPRAQPELPVQEVLLPLDEADKVCGLCGGALAEWRGQTEDSEEVSVVERHFVLKRYRRQKYRCPEGCAPVTAPTAPRLIPGGRYAVDFAVHVALQKYAFHLPLARQERMYRREGLVVDTQTLWDQLSALARHLQPSYEALLAVVFASPLIHADETHWHLLDKGPGKKWYAWTVASPRAVHHRILPSRSGATARQVLGNYQGVAMVDGYAAYQTATKPGADGPASCSLVFCWAHVRRKFVEAEQVAPACAQVLSLIGQLYAIEAGLPDPHALEGAQQTAALAYRLLVRREQSVPLVAAIREWALAQRALPGSGLRKALEYMLALWSGLTVFLSNPWVPLDNNLVERQLRDLVLGRKNHYGSKSLRGTEVAALFYSLIETARLGGEDPGRYLLRAALAAIDNPGTFTLPSSLD, from the coding sequence ATGGTTCCCCTCGGGCAGGTGAAGGACCTGGAGACGGCGAAGCAGATGGCGGCGCTGCTCGAGGCGGAGAACGCGCGGCTGCACCAGCGGCTGGAGGCGCTGGTGCAAGAGAATGCGCGGCTCAAGGGGGAGGACGCCCAGGCGCGGCTGCAACTGGAGCTCACCCAGCTCCAGGAGCAACTGGCGCGCATGCAGCAGCGCCTCTTCGGAGCCTCCAGCGAGAAGCGCCCGAGCGCGCAGCAGGAGGAGCCCGCCGCGCGCGAGTGCCAGCAGCGGGGACATGGGCCGCGAGCCCAGCCGGAGCTGCCCGTGCAAGAGGTGCTGCTGCCGTTGGACGAGGCGGACAAGGTATGCGGCCTGTGCGGCGGAGCCCTCGCGGAGTGGCGGGGGCAGACGGAGGACAGCGAGGAGGTGAGCGTGGTGGAGCGCCACTTCGTCCTCAAGCGCTACCGCCGACAGAAGTACCGCTGCCCGGAGGGGTGCGCACCCGTCACCGCACCCACCGCGCCGCGCCTCATTCCGGGCGGCCGCTACGCGGTGGATTTCGCCGTGCACGTGGCGCTGCAGAAGTATGCCTTCCACCTGCCGCTGGCGCGCCAGGAGCGCATGTACCGGCGCGAGGGCCTGGTAGTGGATACCCAGACACTCTGGGACCAGTTGTCCGCCCTGGCCCGCCACCTCCAGCCCAGCTACGAGGCACTGCTCGCCGTCGTCTTCGCTTCCCCCCTCATCCACGCGGATGAGACGCACTGGCACCTGCTGGACAAGGGCCCGGGGAAGAAGTGGTACGCATGGACGGTGGCCAGTCCCCGTGCGGTGCACCACCGCATTCTCCCCAGCCGCTCCGGGGCCACGGCCCGGCAGGTGCTGGGCAACTACCAGGGCGTCGCCATGGTGGACGGCTACGCCGCCTACCAGACGGCGACGAAACCGGGGGCCGACGGGCCGGCCTCCTGTAGCCTGGTGTTTTGTTGGGCCCACGTGCGGCGCAAATTCGTGGAGGCCGAGCAGGTGGCCCCCGCGTGCGCCCAGGTGCTGTCTCTCATTGGCCAGTTGTATGCCATTGAGGCCGGCCTGCCTGACCCACATGCGCTGGAGGGAGCACAACAGACCGCGGCGCTCGCGTACCGTCTGCTGGTGCGGCGGGAGCAGTCCGTCCCGCTGGTGGCGGCCATCCGCGAGTGGGCACTGGCTCAGCGCGCGCTGCCAGGCAGCGGCCTGCGCAAGGCCCTCGAGTACATGCTGGCGCTGTGGAGCGGGCTCACCGTCTTCCTCTCCAACCCCTGGGTGCCCTTGGACAACAACCTGGTGGAGCGCCAGCTGCGCGACCTGGTGCTGGGCCGCAAGAATCACTACGGCTCCAAGTCGCTGCGCGGCACCGAGGTGGCGGCCCTCTTCTACTCGCTGATTGAGACGGCCCGCCTGGGCGGTGAGGACCCGGGGCGCTACCTGCTGCGCGCCGCGCTCGCCGCCATCGACAACCCCGGCACCTTCACGCTCCCCTCCAGCCTCGACTGA
- a CDS encoding transposase (programmed frameshift), with translation MARTTSHPAASKQVGLENRRRKCAACAGPARADYRARRNVVTLEAVVALKVQVRVCHREGCALYRKAVRAEEEGRWVLPEHEFGLDVIALIGALRYQEHRSVPEIHAALRERGVPISERSVTNLLDRYDELLALRLADSQRLREVTGKQGRVVLAIDGLQPDVGHEVLWVVRDCLSGEVLAARSLLSSGEEELASLFNEVLAALDVPVAGVVSDGQRSIRNAVSTALPGVLHQLCHFHYLREAARPLYEADRHAKKELKKRVRGVRPVERAVEQRDDTEARVVRGYCAAVRSALTDDRRPPLRPSGLQLHQRLESIEQSLERAPKRGARSKELMRLGHLLRRGLTETALMWPSLEHAYDWVERTAELLQNEEGDSGEHVRTRMSGLVSALSRHVRRTRTPLRAALKHFLTETRRYWAGLFHCYDVEGLPRTNNDLEHFFGTARYHERRASGRRRGSEGLVVRGQVRIVAAAATRLSPVKGRDLAPKDTAAWRTLRTSLDSRRQPRVLGRRFRKDPAGYLLALEAELRSVLPV, from the exons ATGGCCCGCACCACGAGCCACCCAGCGGCAAGCAAGCAGGTGGGATTGGAGAACCGGAGGAGGAAGTGCGCGGCATGCGCGGGCCCAGCCCGAGCGGACTACCGGGCGCGCCGCAACGTGGTGACGCTGGAGGCCGTGGTAGCCCTCAAGGTGCAGGTACGGGTGTGTCACCGGGAGGGTTGTGCGCTGTACCGCAAGGCGGTGCGTGCGGAGGAGGAAGGGCGGTGGGTGCTGCCCGAGCACGAGTTCGGACTGGACGTCATCGCGCTCATTGGCGCGCTGCGCTACCAGGAGCACCGCAGCGTGCCGGAAATCCACGCCGCCTTGCGAGAGCGAGGCGTGCCCATTTCAGAGAGGAGCGTCACCAACCTGCTGGACCGCTATGACGAGTTGCTGGCCCTGCGCCTGGCCGACAGTCAGCGGCTGCGCGAGGTGACGGGCAAGCAGGGCCGGGTGGTGCTGGCCATTGACGGGCTGCAACCGGACGTAGGGCACGAGGTGCTGTGGGTGGTGCGCGACTGCTTGTCGGGCGAGGTGCTGGCGGCCAGAAGTCTGTTGTCCTCGGGCGAGGAGGAGCTCGCCTCGCTCTTCAACGAGGTGCTGGCGGCGCTCGACGTCCCGGTGGCGGGCGTCGTCTCCGACGGCCAGCGCTCCATCCGTAACGCCGTCTCCACGGCTCTGCCCGGAGTGCTGCACCAGTTGTGCCACTTCCACTACCTGAGGGAGGCGGCCCGCCCGCTGTATGAGGCGGACCGGCATGCGAAGAAGGAGCTGAAGAAGCGGGTGCGAGGCGTACGCCCCGTGGAGCGGGCCGTGGAGCAGCGCGACGATACCGAGGCCCGGGTGGTGCGTGGCTACTGCGCCGCTGTCCGCAGTGCTCTCACCGATGACCGCCGGCCGCCCTTGCGGCCCTCCGGCCTGCAATTGCACCAACGGCTCGAGAGCATTGAGCAGAGCCTGGAACGAGCAC CAAAAAGGGGGGCTCGCTCCAAGGAACTGATGCGCTTAGGGCACCTGCTGCGGCGAGGGCTGACGGAGACGGCCCTCATGTGGCCTTCCCTGGAGCACGCTTATGACTGGGTGGAGCGGACGGCCGAGTTACTCCAAAACGAGGAGGGCGACTCAGGAGAGCACGTGCGCACCCGCATGAGTGGGCTGGTGTCCGCGCTCTCGCGGCACGTGCGGCGGACTCGTACGCCGCTTCGTGCCGCTCTCAAGCACTTCCTCACGGAGACACGCCGCTACTGGGCCGGGCTCTTCCACTGCTACGACGTGGAGGGGCTACCCCGGACGAACAACGACCTGGAGCATTTCTTCGGCACTGCCCGCTACCACGAGCGTCGTGCCTCGGGGCGGCGACGCGGTAGCGAAGGCCTGGTGGTGCGCGGCCAGGTACGAATAGTGGCCGCGGCGGCCACGCGCCTCTCGCCCGTGAAGGGCCGCGACCTGGCCCCCAAGGACACCGCTGCGTGGCGCACGCTGCGCACCTCTCTGGACTCGCGTCGCCAGCCTCGTGTCCTGGGCCGGCGTTTCCGCAAAGACCCCGCCGGCTACCTCCTCGCACTCGAAGCGGAGCTCAGGAGCGTTTTGCCGGTGTAG